Proteins encoded within one genomic window of Macaca thibetana thibetana isolate TM-01 chromosome 3, ASM2454274v1, whole genome shotgun sequence:
- the ARL4A gene encoding ADP-ribosylation factor-like protein 4A, with product MGNGLSDQTSILSSLPSFQSFHIVILGLDCAGKTTVLYRLQFNEFVNTVPTKGFNTEKIKVTLGNSKTVTFHFWDVGGQEKLRPLWKSYTRCTDGIVFVVDSVDVERMEEAKTELHKITRISENQGVPVLIVANKQDLRNSLSLSEIEKLLAMGELSSSTPWHLQPTCAIIGDGLKEGLEKLHDMIIKRRKMLRQQKKKR from the coding sequence ATGGGGAATGGGCTATCAGACCAGACTTCTATCCTGTCCAGCCTGCCTTCATTTCAGTCCTTCCACATTGTTATTCTGGGTTTGGACTGTGCTGGAAAGACAACTGTCTTATACAGGCTGCAGTTCAATGAATTTGTAAATACCGTACCTACCAAAGGATTTAACACTGAGAAAATTAAGGTAACCTTGGGAAATTCTAAAACAGTCACATTTCACTTCTGGGATGTAGGTGGTCAGGAGAAGTTAAGGCCACTGTGGAAGTCATATACCAGATGCACAGATGGCATTGTATTTGTTGTGGACTCTGTTGATGTCGAAAGGATGGAGGAAGCCAAAACTGAACTTCACAAAATAACTAGGATATCAGAAAATCAAGGAGTCCCTGTACTTATAGTTGCTAACAAACAAGACTTGAGGAACTCATTGTCTCTTTCAGAAATTGAGAAATTGTTAGCAATGGGTGAACTGAGCTCATCAACTCCTTGGCATTTGCAGCCTACCTGTGCAATCATAGGAGATGGCCTAAAGGAAGGACTTGAGAAACTACATGATATGatcattaaaagaagaaaaatgttgcggcaacagaaaaagaaaagatga